The following coding sequences are from one Bombus terrestris chromosome 14, iyBomTerr1.2, whole genome shotgun sequence window:
- the LOC100642861 gene encoding IQ domain-containing protein K-like codes for MKMCSTSPKGNCIREVNRILEASSLVTCAISSNSSCCGKDVTEEEEVKSIIQEEDDLLPSNYLDKNIFGLLISALEETLIEASEQNVLWVQKCRFNGLDYIAEFLWNRNPRRPKIYTPPLNVFDIPLFKEHLRSHPRPYYPKSWLWSEDEAALHIQKYVRGWLVRKCANVQEMRKFWKDIAVKSLFGKKEIYSVQFQRLLGMFYYGFVVIMILIDLICL; via the exons ATGAAAATGTGTTCGACCTCGCCGAAAGGAAATTGCATTCGTGAAGTGAATAGAATATTGGAAGCATCAAGTTTGGTTACTTGCGCGATATCAAGTAATTCGAGTTGTTGTGGTAAAGATGTTACGGAAGAGGAGGAAGTAAAAAGTATAATCCAAGAAGAGGATGATCTATTGCCTTCGAATTatcttgataaaaatatttttggttTGTTAATATCTGCATTGGAAGAAACACTTATCGAAGCATCTGAACAGAACGTTCTTTGG GTCCAGAAATGTCGTTTTAATGGTCTCGATTATATCGCggaatttttatggaatcgGAATCCACGCCGTCCGAAAATATATACACCGCCTTTAAATGTATTTGATATACCGCTATTTAAAGAACATTTACGTTCACA TCCTAGACCTTATTATCCAAAATCGTGGTTATGGTCCGAGGATGAAGCGGCGTTGCACATACAAAAATATGTTCGTGGTTGGCTTGTGAGAAAATGTGCGAATGTTCAAGAAATGAGGAAATTTTGGAAG GATATTGCGGTCAAAAGTCTCTTTGGCAAAAAGGAGATTTATTCTGTACAGTTTCAAAGACTTTTAGGTATGTTTTATTACGGATTTGTAGtgataatgatattaattgatttaatttgCTTGTAG